AGCGCTTTGCCGTACCACTGGACGGATAAGCCCCGAAGCTCGCTGGCGTGTCGACCGGCATTGAAACTGAACAACACGATGATGCCGATTGGCACGTACAAGAAGAGAAAAACGGCAATAGCGTAGATTCGCACTGTTTTTCCCCTTTACATCAACGATTCGTCGCGGCCAGTTTTACTGCGCATCATCATCCGCATATACAGGCTGACCGTGATCAGCATGATGACTACCAGCGTGACCGATACCGCGGCGCCAAAAGGCCAGTTGCGCGACTGCAGGAATAAATCGACCAGCGCATTGCCAATGAAGAACACCTTGCCGCCGCCAAGAAACGCCGGGATCAGAAATTCTCCCATCAACAGGATAAACACCAGCATGCAGCCGGTTGCTATTCCTGGCATCGACAGAGGCAGCGTGATTTGCATAAAGGTTTTAAATGGCGAGCCTCCCAAATCACTGGAGGCTTCCAACAGGCTCTTGTCGAGTTTTTCCAGCGAGACAAATATGGGAAACACCATCAACGGCAGATAACCATAGACAATGCCCACCAGGACCGCGCCCGGGGTATTGATCAGCCGCACACCCTCGATGCCGATGAACTCCAGCAATGTCGGGATGCCGCGTCCGCCCAGGATGAAAATCCAGGCATAGGTGCGTACCAGCAGGCTGGTCCAGAAGGGCACTATTACCAGGACAAGCAGAAGGAGTTTAAATCGTCGGCTCACTCTCAAAGCCAGATAGTAGGCCAGCGGGTAAGCCACAATCAGGCTCAACAAAGTCCCCAAAGGGGCAATTAACATCGTGTTCTGGAATGCCTTCAGGCGTGAAGGAAGATTGGCATACTGTTCAAGCGTAAAACCGCCGGCATATCCTCCTACCGCCGCGCGTTCACCAAAACTGAAAACCAGGATAACGATGAGAGGTAAGATCAGCAGGAACAGGAACCACATTGAAGTGGGAGCTAACAAAGCAGCTGTTAGCCAGCGGTTCGGCTTACTGTCTTCTCTCATCGTTATCCGTCGTTAAGTCCTACACCTGGATCAGGCAGACTTGAAACGCGCTATGACCTCGGCGCGGATCGGGTCGGTCAGTGTCTGTGCTGCCCCAAATTCGAGGCCATTCATCAGCTCTGCCGCAGGATGCAGAATAGGATCATTAGCCAACGCATCTGGCTGCAACGCAATCGCACGGGCATCGGTAGGCGCATAGCCATGAACCGCGGCGTCTCGAGCCTGAATATAGGGGTCCTGCATGTAGTTGATGAAAGCATAGGCGGCATCCCGATGAGGTGCACCTTTTGGAATCGCGTAGAAGTCCGACCAGATCTCGCCACCATCGGTCGCGATCACGTACTCCATTTCCGGTAGATCATTGTTGAGCTGGGTGCCGTCGCCGTTCCAGCAGATCGACATCCATGCGTCACCGCTGCGAATACCTGGCTGATAATCAGAGGTTATAGCGAACAGATGCGGCTTGGATTTGACCAGCAGTGCTTCAGCCTCGGCCAGTTCTTTGGCATCAATCGAATTGAATGAATAGCCCAGTGCACACAGTGCCGCGCCGATGGTGGTCAGCTGGTAATCATGCACAATGGTATGACCGGAGCCCTTGCCCATGGTTACATCGAAGAAATCTTTCCAGGACTTGGGCTTGCTCTTGATTTTCTTGGTATTGACGATAAATCCCGTGGTTCCCCAGTTCTTCGGCACGCAATACACCTTACCGTTTACCGTAGCGGGACCGGCGAATTTTGGGTTGTTGGCCGCGGCATCGTAATTGGGGATGCGGGACAAATCCAGCTCCTCGATCAGGTCGAGCGCGACATAGTTGGAAATCGTGTAGTTGGTCGGCACGAAAACATCCCAACCCGTCCCGCCAGCCTGTAACTTGGCCAGCATTTCTTCATTCGAACCAAACGCATTGACCTGGATATGCACGCCCGTCAATTCGGAAAATTCATCCAGGTTGACCTGGTTCCAGTAGTTCGGCCAGGTGGAAAATACCAGGCGGTCGCCCAGGTCACCAAATGCGTGGGCCTTGCCTGACCACAGCGATGGCACGGCCGTGCCCATTACGGTCATTGCCGTACCTAGCCCGGTTACGCCCAGAAAATGCCTGCGTGAAATTGAGCCATTCTGATAGCTGCGAAAATACTTCATGAACTTTTTGGCGCTTATCGGTTTATTATCATCGTTAGTTTTACTCATCTTATGCCCTCATCGAAAACGATCCGTTATAATCACAAAGACCATGACTGCCGGATTTACAGCCAGGTCTTAAGCATCTCCAAGCACCAGCGCAGCATCGGATCTCCAGCTTAGGGAGACCATATCGTCTGGCGAAAAACTTCTACTGCTGTGTTCAATGGATTTTGGAGATAGCACCATTACGTCACCGTATCCTTCGGTTGCAACCAGGTATTCCGAGTGCTCACCCAGAAAAATCCGGTTCATCACCCGTCCTTTTACGGCGATGCTGGAATTGGTATCTGTTTCATCTGCAGATTTGATAGAAATCATTTCGGGCCGCACGGCAATGCTGGCCTTGCTCCCGTTACCGAGGCCTGGTGCTTCTTTTGGTTTTTTACCAGTAAGCACTTGGCCGGAATCAAATTTTACCGTGACGCTCGAGCCATTGGTCTCGACGACTTCGCCACTGAAAAAATTGCTCTTGCCGACAAAATCGGCCACATAGCGATTGATCGGTTCATCGTAAAGTTCACGCGGGCTGCCGGACTGGACGATGTGGCCGTCGCGCATGATGCAAATGCGATCGCTCATCGACAGCGCCTCTTCCTGGTCATGCGTCACCAGGATAAAGGTAATACCGACTTCTCTTTGCAGCGTTTGCAATTCAATCTGCATTTCGCGACGCAGTTTGCGGTCTAGTGCTGCCAGGGGTTCATCGAGTAACAAACAGGTCGGGTGGTTAATGAGCGCGCGTGCCAGCGCCACTCTTTGTTGCTGTCCGCCGGATAATTCCCAGACCCTGCGCTTGCCGTATCCGCCGAGCCGCACCAATTCCAGGGTTTCATCCACCCTTTTGCTAACTTCCTGTTTGGCAGGTTTCGGGTTGCGCTGACGCAAGCCGTAGCCAATATTTTCAGCAACATCCATATGCGGGAACAGGGCGTAGTGCTGGAACACCATGTTTACCGGCCGTTTGTGCGACGGGATTCCAACAACCGAGCTACCGCCGATAAAAACTTCTCCTTGCGTGGGTTGATCAAAACCGGCAATCAGTCGCAGTGAAGTAGTCTTACCACAACCGGATGGGCCCAGGAAACTGAAGAAGGCACCACGCTCGACGCTAAGGGATATGTCGTCAACCGCCACGACGTCTTCGAAGCGTTTGGTAACACCGCGAAACTCGATATCAATATCACGTGGACTATTGGATTGATCGACCAACTCCATCCCCCGGCAGGTGCATCTTCCCCCCTCTTTATAATTTAGTCTTGAGTTTTATAGAGAAAATATACTACCATGCAAATTGAGCAAATGCATGCAATTTGCTCAATTTGGGGTATATGCCGCTAAATAAGAAAACAAATGCAAATTGTGTAAATTACTTAAAAAAGGAAAATTCTGTGATGGCGAATAATTCCGGGCGAGCGAAAAAGATCGACCTGGGAAACGCCACCTGGATCTCTTTGTTATCCCAATGTATCGATTCGATCGGTAGGGATCAATTCACCGACACCCTGCTCAGCGCACTTAAATCCATTACCGATTTCGACTACTCGGTTTCCTTCGCCTATCACCAGAACGAAAAGCCGATCTGCCTGTTCCACACCTTTTCACCTGCCGAACGGGTCGTATTTGTCGATGACTACCTGAAGGGCCCCTATTTGCTCGATCCGTTTTTCAAGGCCTGCGGGCGCAAGGTCGATACCGGGCTTTACCGGTTGCAGGATATCGCGCCCGATCGTTTCCTGCAAAGCGAGTATTATCGTTCCTACTACGTACGTACCGGGCTCGCCGAGGAAATCTGTTACACCTTTTACCTGCCGAACGACGTCGCGGTGGTTATCTCGTTAATGCGCTCGGGTGAAAGCCAGCGTTTCTCGGCGCGTGAATTCAGGTTGCTGGAGAGTGTGGTGCCGATCGTCAGTAGTCTGGCGCAGCGTCACTGGCAGGCCGTGCCCGACTGGTTTGAAGTCGACTCGACCGACCAGGAACCGGGTGACAATCCGACCATCATCGAAAATACGGTGGGCGCTGTTTTCGGCCCGCGCATCACACCACGGGAAACCCAGGTAGTCGCGCAGGTACTTGAAGGACATTCGTCGGAATCGATTGCAAAAAGCCTCGGGATATCCGCGGGCACAGTACGCATTCACCGCAGAAACATTTACGCCAAGCTCGATATTTCTTCGCAGCAGGAACTGTTTTCAATTTTTTTTCAAAAAATCAGAACGGTGCGCACATAAGCGCCGAGGTTAGCAACAATTAATAGTCGCCGTAACAGAGCGGTCGACATGACAACGGAGGATTAGACGTGACTAACGACAGCAACACTGGTATCGATCAAACCGGTAATCGCCCCGGCCGTCTGGCTGGAAAAACTGCGGTCATCACCGGTGGGGCCGCCGGCATGGGGCGCACCACTTCGCTGGCTTTCGCCAGGGAGGGCGCCCGCGTCGCCATCCTGGATATTCAGAAGGAGGCCGGCGAGGAAACCGTGCAGATGATTCGCGATGAGGGTGGCACGGCAGAGTTTATCGAGACCGATGTGTCCGACGCGGGACAGGTGGATGCCGCCTTCGATCGGGTTGCCGAAACCCTCGGGGCCTACAACGTGCTGTTCAATCACGCCGGCACCATTACCGTGAAGCCGCTGCACGAATCGACCGAGGATGACTACGATCGTTTGATGGATATCAACGTACGCTCCGCCTTTCTGGTGTGCCGTCGCGCGGTCAAGGAGATGAGCGATAACGGCGGCGGTTCAATCGTCATTACCGCGTCGATTGCCTCGGAGCTTGGTTATGCACTCGAGTCGCTCTACTGCATGACCAAGGGCGCAGTGTTACAGCTCGCACGCGCGATCTCGGTTGAATACCGGGACCAGGGAATTCGTTGTAACGCGGTTTGCCCCGGATTCGTCAAGACGGCGCATGGTCTACGCGAAATCAGTGAGCTGGACCAGGCTGGGCAGGAGTGGGAAGAAGGGGCACTCGCCGACGCGCAAGGGCGCATCTGCGAACCCGAAGAAGTTTCCTCGGCAGTGGTATTTCTGGCCTCGGACGAGGCCAGCTTTATTACCGGCAACGCGCTGTATGTCGACAATGGCTGGTACGCAAAAGGCTAGGGTAAACTCGGCGATAGCGGCCGCTGAAGGTTCAAATTTGAGCGTCTGCAATTTGCAGAAGAGCAGCATCAGATCGATGTGCCAATATTGTGCCTGATTAACTGGCGGTATCTGGCGTTTACTGGCACAAATGGGAATGGAATGCGTCGTAAGTGGCTGATTTTATTAAGTTAGAAAAATAAAAGTCCGACTGAAAATCCTCGTGTCGGTGCCGAGCGCGGACCGGTTCGATTCCGCCCCTGGCAGCACTCTCCTTGATTTTCAACGGGTTACCCTATGGGTGGCACGAGGACTTTTGATCTCCGTGTCTCTGGCAATTATGTGCCCCATTTTCTCTATCTTTATCAATGTTCGCCAAGCGTTTGCCCACGTTGTTCGAATTCGTATGACTGACCAGTTTAAATTAGCTGTCATCTTTAGAAACTCTATTTGCCAGGCGACCCAGTAAGAATCGCACTAATAACCAACAATGCGATTTGACATCCTCACACTTCGAATCGGCAAAGCGGGAACTTGAGAGTGATTGAATTGAGGCATAGTTTTGGAAGACGCGCAGGTTTCGCAGGTTGTAGCAACGAAGACCCTGAAGACCTGCTCGGACACAGGAATAGCGGCAGGATTAGAGGGTTCGGTGAAATTGCGAATGATAATCATTTGTTGCCGACCCCTTTACTTCCCAGGATGTTATGCTGAAAAGCAGTACAGCCTCGAAAGGATGCGATCATGTTGCCAGCTGGCAGGAAAGCCAGCACGAATATTCTTCACTATGCGCACGATGCGCTCAAGTTGGACTTCTGCAGGCAGACATCCGCAGGTTGCCTATCGCGAAAAGGCTTGGGGTGGTTAGTCTGATATTGTAGAATTAGGCTGCTACTGATCGGGCCCAGGAGCCAGTCGGACTATGGATAAATCGGCTGGCTCCTGGTACAGATTGGTACTGCGGTGCGTAACGTAAGGAGAAAAGATATGAAGCTGCTGGTGGCATTAGACCTTTCCGAATCAACGGAGTTAATTATGAAAGAAGCGGAAGAAGTAGCTAAAAAAATGTCAGCCCAAGTATGGATTCTGCATAACGCAGAGCCGGCGCCGGACGTCCTTGAATTCAGAGCGGACCCGCAAGCTGCTAGAGATTCGCTCGCGGAAAAATTCCACCGTGAGCATCGCCAGATTCAGGAGATAGCAAAGCGATTACGCAAAGAAGGCCTGGAAGCAACGGCGCTCCTTGTGCACGGGCCAACGGTAGAAGTAATTCTTAAGGAGGCCTCGGATCTGGACGTAGATATGATCGTTGTGGGTTCTCATGGACGAGGCGCGGTCTATCATCTTATTATGGGAAGCGTTAGCGAAGGGATTCTCCATAAATCCCGATGCCCGGTCCTCATTGTCCCAACGCGTAAAAGTGCCTGATAGATAAAATGGCTCCAGATCTAATATCTCGACACTTTGCTCCGTCGTCCGGAACAGGTTATTTTTTTGACAATGTCTGGACTGACCGGGCTGTTAATTGGAGTCCAAAATTT
This Gammaproteobacteria bacterium DNA region includes the following protein-coding sequences:
- a CDS encoding ABC transporter permease yields the protein MREDSKPNRWLTAALLAPTSMWFLFLLILPLIVILVFSFGERAAVGGYAGGFTLEQYANLPSRLKAFQNTMLIAPLGTLLSLIVAYPLAYYLALRVSRRFKLLLLVLVIVPFWTSLLVRTYAWIFILGGRGIPTLLEFIGIEGVRLINTPGAVLVGIVYGYLPLMVFPIFVSLEKLDKSLLEASSDLGGSPFKTFMQITLPLSMPGIATGCMLVFILLMGEFLIPAFLGGGKVFFIGNALVDLFLQSRNWPFGAAVSVTLVVIMLITVSLYMRMMMRSKTGRDESLM
- a CDS encoding SDR family oxidoreductase → MTNDSNTGIDQTGNRPGRLAGKTAVITGGAAGMGRTTSLAFAREGARVAILDIQKEAGEETVQMIRDEGGTAEFIETDVSDAGQVDAAFDRVAETLGAYNVLFNHAGTITVKPLHESTEDDYDRLMDINVRSAFLVCRRAVKEMSDNGGGSIVITASIASELGYALESLYCMTKGAVLQLARAISVEYRDQGIRCNAVCPGFVKTAHGLREISELDQAGQEWEEGALADAQGRICEPEEVSSAVVFLASDEASFITGNALYVDNGWYAKG
- a CDS encoding helix-turn-helix transcriptional regulator, whose amino-acid sequence is MANNSGRAKKIDLGNATWISLLSQCIDSIGRDQFTDTLLSALKSITDFDYSVSFAYHQNEKPICLFHTFSPAERVVFVDDYLKGPYLLDPFFKACGRKVDTGLYRLQDIAPDRFLQSEYYRSYYVRTGLAEEICYTFYLPNDVAVVISLMRSGESQRFSAREFRLLESVVPIVSSLAQRHWQAVPDWFEVDSTDQEPGDNPTIIENTVGAVFGPRITPRETQVVAQVLEGHSSESIAKSLGISAGTVRIHRRNIYAKLDISSQQELFSIFFQKIRTVRT
- a CDS encoding ABC transporter ATP-binding protein, with product MVDQSNSPRDIDIEFRGVTKRFEDVVAVDDISLSVERGAFFSFLGPSGCGKTTSLRLIAGFDQPTQGEVFIGGSSVVGIPSHKRPVNMVFQHYALFPHMDVAENIGYGLRQRNPKPAKQEVSKRVDETLELVRLGGYGKRRVWELSGGQQQRVALARALINHPTCLLLDEPLAALDRKLRREMQIELQTLQREVGITFILVTHDQEEALSMSDRICIMRDGHIVQSGSPRELYDEPINRYVADFVGKSNFFSGEVVETNGSSVTVKFDSGQVLTGKKPKEAPGLGNGSKASIAVRPEMISIKSADETDTNSSIAVKGRVMNRIFLGEHSEYLVATEGYGDVMVLSPKSIEHSSRSFSPDDMVSLSWRSDAALVLGDA
- a CDS encoding universal stress protein, producing MKLLVALDLSESTELIMKEAEEVAKKMSAQVWILHNAEPAPDVLEFRADPQAARDSLAEKFHREHRQIQEIAKRLRKEGLEATALLVHGPTVEVILKEASDLDVDMIVVGSHGRGAVYHLIMGSVSEGILHKSRCPVLIVPTRKSA
- a CDS encoding spermidine/putrescine ABC transporter substrate-binding protein, with translation MSKTNDDNKPISAKKFMKYFRSYQNGSISRRHFLGVTGLGTAMTVMGTAVPSLWSGKAHAFGDLGDRLVFSTWPNYWNQVNLDEFSELTGVHIQVNAFGSNEEMLAKLQAGGTGWDVFVPTNYTISNYVALDLIEELDLSRIPNYDAAANNPKFAGPATVNGKVYCVPKNWGTTGFIVNTKKIKSKPKSWKDFFDVTMGKGSGHTIVHDYQLTTIGAALCALGYSFNSIDAKELAEAEALLVKSKPHLFAITSDYQPGIRSGDAWMSICWNGDGTQLNNDLPEMEYVIATDGGEIWSDFYAIPKGAPHRDAAYAFINYMQDPYIQARDAAVHGYAPTDARAIALQPDALANDPILHPAAELMNGLEFGAAQTLTDPIRAEVIARFKSA